CCACCTCCGCCCCTGCCATCACCCGTTTCCAGAGGGCCCCGGCAATGAAGGGCAGGGACCATGTCGAGACCCCATGGATCGATCCGGCCTCCTCGATGATCTCCAGGAAGAACTCGAACGTCTGCTCCGCGTTCACCGGGAGGTCCGTGACAAGTCCGGCACTCATCAGGTCCCCGATACGCTGTAGGGCGAACTCCGGGATGCCGTCGAGGGAGTGGCTCTCGAAAAAACTGTTGAACTGTTCGATGGTCGCGATCGTCCTGGTGCAGCGGTCGAGAAAGGTGAGATATGCCTCGCCTCTCGGCGTCAGGCGGAGGGCGCCGTCTGCCTCCGAGAGATGCCCGCGGGAGAGCATCCACTCTTTCATCTCGTCCCCTGCACGGTCGGGGTGGTGAAAGGCCTCATGATAGGCGGGTAGTGTCAGGTGACCGATATCGTCGAGCACGCCCTCGACCACGAGGGGCAGGGGCGGGAGAAAAAATCCCGGTCTGCTGTAGAGGGCCCGGTACAGCCCGGAGGCACAGGAGAAGAGTCTGCCCGCAAGGACGTGCCCGCTCTGTGTGAGCCGATAGCCTCCTGCTTCGCGGATGATCATTCCCCTGCGCTGGAGGCTGCGGAGTG
Above is a genomic segment from Methanofollis sp. UBA420 containing:
- a CDS encoding helix-turn-helix transcriptional regulator, yielding MDAHDSSIGPDLIRLYTAPAVVRLLVALSGGGQRTHHLAAVTGCRRDETEEALRSLQRRGMIIREAGGYRLTQSGHVLAGRLFSCASGLYRALYSRPGFFLPPLPLVVEGVLDDIGHLTLPAYHEAFHHPDRAGDEMKEWMLSRGHLSEADGALRLTPRGEAYLTFLDRCTRTIATIEQFNSFFESHSLDGIPEFALQRIGDLMSAGLVTDLPVNAEQTFEFFLEIIEEAGSIHGVSTWSLPFIAGALWKRVMAGAEVELVITPDLAEPLWQEEFVGRERDAAAFPNFRLFVSTVPITVGLTVTDRALSFGLCREDGTYDTVHDLVSRAPEALAWGERLFRHYKEHAVPIEDFFRERENTTGSA